In Oscillatoria acuminata PCC 6304, a single window of DNA contains:
- a CDS encoding NAD(P)H-quinone oxidoreductase subunit N — MNFANLAAQLNAGIILPEGIVIITLLVVLVYDLIVGRESLKVTPYMAIAGLLAALVALVYQWDASDPISFLGGFNGDSMSVIFRGIIALSAVVTVLMSIRYVENSGTAMGEFLMILLTATLGGMFLSGADELVMIFVSLETLSISSYLLTGYMKLDPRSNEAALKYLLIGAASSSVFLYGMSLLYGLSGGETRLSAIASGITASGTGPSIGLVISLVFVIAGISFKISAVPFHQWTPDVYEGSPTPVVAFLSVGSKAAGFALAIRLLTTAFPLVEEQWHFVFTALAILSMVLGNVVALAQTSLKRMLAYSSIGQAGFVMIGLIANTDAGYASMIFYLLVYLFMNLGAFTCLILFTLRTGTDQISEYAGLYQKDPLLTLGLSICLLSLGGIPPLAGFFGKIYLFWAGWQAGLYGLVLLGLLTSVVSIYYYIRVVKMMVVKEPQEMSEAVKNYPEISWNLRGMRSLQVGLILTVIATSLAGILSNPLFTLANNSVSRTSMLQASMGKTVPVATLTSPADLDASNTP, encoded by the coding sequence ATGAACTTTGCTAATCTTGCCGCCCAGTTAAATGCTGGAATAATTTTGCCAGAGGGAATTGTCATCATTACCCTGCTGGTGGTCCTGGTTTATGACCTGATCGTAGGACGGGAGTCGCTGAAAGTGACCCCCTACATGGCGATCGCCGGTCTACTAGCGGCCCTGGTGGCCCTGGTTTATCAATGGGATGCCAGTGACCCGATTTCGTTCCTCGGTGGGTTCAATGGGGACTCCATGAGTGTGATCTTTCGCGGCATTATCGCCCTGTCTGCGGTGGTTACCGTTTTGATGTCGATCCGCTATGTGGAAAACTCCGGCACCGCAATGGGCGAGTTTCTGATGATTTTGCTCACCGCCACTCTGGGGGGAATGTTCCTCTCTGGGGCAGATGAGTTGGTGATGATTTTTGTGTCTTTGGAAACCCTAAGTATTTCATCGTATCTGCTCACGGGTTACATGAAGCTGGACCCCCGTTCCAATGAGGCGGCTTTAAAATATCTGCTGATTGGCGCTGCCTCTTCGTCGGTGTTTCTCTATGGAATGTCGTTGTTGTATGGACTTTCCGGGGGAGAAACTCGCTTAAGTGCGATCGCCTCGGGCATCACCGCTTCTGGCACAGGCCCCTCGATTGGTCTGGTGATTTCCCTGGTATTCGTGATTGCCGGTATTTCGTTCAAAATCTCGGCGGTTCCCTTCCACCAATGGACCCCCGACGTTTATGAAGGCTCTCCCACCCCGGTTGTGGCATTCCTCTCGGTGGGTTCTAAAGCAGCAGGGTTTGCCCTAGCGATTCGTCTGCTGACGACGGCATTCCCCCTCGTCGAAGAACAGTGGCACTTCGTGTTTACCGCCCTCGCCATCCTCAGTATGGTCCTGGGTAATGTGGTGGCCCTCGCTCAAACCAGTCTCAAACGGATGCTTGCCTATTCCTCCATCGGACAAGCAGGTTTTGTGATGATTGGTTTAATTGCCAATACCGATGCTGGGTATGCGAGCATGATTTTTTATCTGCTGGTTTATCTGTTCATGAACTTGGGTGCATTCACCTGTTTGATTCTCTTCACCCTGCGAACGGGAACGGATCAAATTAGCGAATATGCGGGGCTTTATCAAAAAGACCCGTTATTAACCTTGGGGTTAAGTATTTGTTTGCTCTCTCTGGGGGGTATTCCTCCCCTGGCTGGATTTTTCGGAAAGATTTATCTCTTCTGGGCAGGTTGGCAAGCGGGTCTTTATGGCTTAGTCTTGCTGGGTTTATTAACCAGTGTAGTTTCGATTTACTACTACATCCGCGTCGTCAAGATGATGGTGGTTAAGGAACCGCAGGAAATGTCCGAGGCAGTCAAGAATTATCCGGAAATTAGCTGGAATTTACGGGGAATGCGATCGCTCCAAGTGGGTTTAATCCTGACGGTGATTGCCACTTCCCTCGCTGGGATTCTGTCTAATCCCCTGTTTACTTTGGCGAATAATTCTGTTTCTCGGACCTCTATGTTGCAAGCCTCGATGGGGAAAACTGTCCCTGTTGCCACTTTAACCAGTCCGGCAGACTTAGACGCTTCCAACACCCCTTAA
- a CDS encoding Uma2 family endonuclease: MITTAPQNYRNLLGEKRVSLRGLTWQSYQQILHALPQSRSARLTYDCGILEITMPLESHEFGLRLIEVFIRILVFEMGMKIKTMGSTTMDREELDRGAEPDCAYYIQNQSRVAGRTVDFTTDPPPDLVVEVDITHTDIDKNRLYAAMEVPEFWRYNGREWRIYQLAEGIYQECDRSPTFTWVEKEYLYEFLEQAQQDEMEAERAFRERVRANLSSQKKTEE; this comes from the coding sequence ATGATTACCACAGCACCTCAAAATTATCGCAATTTGCTAGGGGAAAAGCGCGTTTCCTTGCGAGGCTTAACTTGGCAATCTTATCAGCAGATTCTTCATGCTTTACCCCAAAGTCGTTCCGCCCGTCTGACTTATGACTGCGGTATTTTAGAAATTACGATGCCTTTAGAAAGTCATGAATTTGGCCTAAGATTGATTGAAGTTTTTATCCGCATTCTCGTGTTTGAGATGGGGATGAAGATTAAAACAATGGGGTCTACCACGATGGATCGAGAAGAGTTAGATCGCGGTGCAGAACCCGATTGCGCCTATTATATTCAAAATCAATCCCGAGTTGCAGGGCGGACCGTAGATTTTACCACCGATCCCCCCCCAGATTTGGTTGTAGAAGTCGATATAACCCACACAGATATTGATAAAAATCGTCTCTATGCGGCGATGGAAGTGCCGGAATTTTGGCGCTACAATGGCCGGGAATGGCGGATTTATCAATTGGCAGAAGGCATTTATCAAGAATGCGATCGCTCTCCTACCTTTACCTGGGTTGAAAAAGAGTATTTATATGAGTTTTTAGAACAAGCCCAGCAGGATGAAATGGAGGCAGAACGAGCATTTAGAGAACGAGTTCGAGCGAATCTCTCCTCCCAGAAAAAGACCGAAGAATGA
- a CDS encoding Uma2 family endonuclease, producing the protein MTSTLSQRTYTVDEYLAQEIASQDRHEYRNGALVLMAGGTPNHNQITLNLAGSLNFVLRRQPYRVFIADQRLWIPDRRIYTYPDVMVVGQPIELQEGRKDTITNPIVIAEVLSQSTRSYDKDEKFAAYRSLASFREYLLIDQYTAHIEHYTKTEGQAWLFREYDGLETTISFQSFDFSLSLADLYDKVDFAPAEVKVESDLELS; encoded by the coding sequence ATGACTTCTACCCTCAGCCAACGCACCTATACGGTTGATGAATATTTAGCCCAAGAAATTGCCTCCCAGGACCGTCATGAATATCGTAATGGAGCACTTGTTCTGATGGCCGGTGGTACTCCCAATCATAATCAAATTACCTTAAATTTGGCTGGTTCCTTAAATTTTGTGTTGCGACGCCAACCCTATCGGGTCTTTATCGCCGATCAACGGCTTTGGATTCCGGACCGGCGAATTTATACTTATCCTGATGTCATGGTTGTGGGTCAGCCGATAGAATTGCAAGAAGGGCGCAAAGATACCATTACCAATCCGATTGTGATTGCGGAAGTGTTATCCCAGTCTACTCGCAGTTACGATAAAGATGAAAAATTTGCAGCTTATCGGAGTCTTGCCAGTTTTAGGGAGTATTTATTGATTGACCAATACACCGCCCATATTGAACATTACACCAAAACTGAGGGTCAGGCTTGGCTGTTTCGCGAGTATGATGGTTTGGAAACAACGATTTCATTTCAATCTTTTGATTTCTCCCTATCCTTGGCTGATTTGTATGATAAAGTCGATTTTGCCCCGGCAGAAGTGAAGGTTGAGTCTGATTTAGAACTGAGTTAG
- a CDS encoding YggT family protein, whose translation MNPDNSRPDRDNPIPGEPLTPPNPGIPRGDRAYSPSEQSRNPVEDLRREQERHIQNLGELRQEEARLSRQLQELRQQEEHIHRRIEGIQLEEEERRIAEVRRRLALSKTNQVIYYLMGALGVLLVLRILLRLLGANPDNQFAGFIYALSSPFVTPFETLFTTPTFGNSAFEFNALIAIAVYGLLTWLVIRLLELIWT comes from the coding sequence ATGAACCCAGATAATAGCCGACCCGATCGCGACAACCCCATTCCAGGAGAACCATTAACACCCCCTAATCCGGGCATTCCCCGAGGCGATCGCGCTTATAGTCCCTCTGAACAATCCCGGAACCCTGTTGAGGACCTGCGACGGGAACAAGAACGTCACATTCAAAACCTCGGGGAACTGCGGCAAGAGGAGGCGCGATTAAGCCGACAGCTTCAGGAATTACGACAACAAGAAGAACATATCCACCGCCGAATTGAAGGAATTCAATTGGAAGAAGAGGAACGAAGAATTGCTGAAGTTAGACGCAGATTGGCTTTAAGCAAGACCAATCAAGTGATTTACTATCTGATGGGAGCATTGGGAGTCTTGTTGGTTTTACGGATTCTGTTGCGACTGTTAGGCGCAAACCCAGACAACCAGTTTGCTGGATTTATTTATGCCTTATCCTCTCCCTTTGTCACGCCGTTTGAAACTTTGTTTACAACTCCGACTTTTGGAAATTCTGCTTTTGAATTCAATGCTTTGATTGCCATAGCTGTCTATGGATTACTAACTTGGTTGGTGATTCGGTTACTGGAATTAATTTGGACTTAA
- the topA gene encoding type I DNA topoisomerase codes for MSTLVIVESPTKARTIRNFLPNDYRVEASMGHVRDLPSSADEIPEQVKGEKWAQLGVNVEADFEPLYVIPKTKQKVVKTLRDALKQADELILATDEDREGESISWHLQEVLKPKVPIKRMVFHEITREAIRDALNNCRTIDYQLVHAQETRRILDRLVGYTLSPLLWKKIASGLSAGRVQSVAVRLLVQRERQRRAFRQGSYWDLKARLVQAKTPFETKLVTLGDRKVATGSDFDESTGQIIAGRNVVLLNEEQARALVTQITGKPWQVAKVEERPTTRKPSPPFTTSTLQQEANRKLRLSARDTMKIAQSLYENGYITYMRTDSVHLSEQALTAARTCVAEMYGKEYLSPKPRQYATKSKGAQEAHEAIRPAGSSFRTPQQTPLSGRELQLYDLIWKRTVASQMADARQTIVAVDLQVENAGFRSSGKRIDFPGFLRAYVEGSDDPDAALEDQEVILPALKVGDRPNCQNIEAVGHETQPPARYTEASLVKTLESEGIGRPSTYASIISTIIDRGYSILKGNALVPTFTAFAVTDLLEKYFPELVDPGFTAKMERTLDEISTGEAAWLPYLQKFYLGENGLETQVKQQESAIDPNQARSVELENLDAKVRIGRYGPYIEADNGDGVVTASIPKDLTPSDLDPEQVQLILKQKTEGPDQLGTDPNTGLPIYILIGKYGPYVQLGEATEENKKPKRASFPKGVTAENLTVEQAVGLLALPRTLGVHPENGGKIQASLGRFGPYVVCDRGKEEGKEYRSLKAGDDVLSITLPRALELLAEPKKGRSSKTSKAKEPLRELGKHPADDEPVNVYDGPYGPYVKHGKTNASVPEGTTVEDVTLAQAVELLAAKASTSKSKSKTSSKSKTSSTKSKTGTTKKKSTTSTAKKKS; via the coding sequence ATGTCAACCCTCGTCATCGTCGAATCTCCAACCAAAGCCCGCACGATTCGGAACTTCCTGCCGAATGACTATCGCGTAGAGGCATCGATGGGTCACGTGCGCGATCTGCCCTCCTCTGCCGATGAAATTCCCGAACAAGTCAAAGGGGAAAAATGGGCGCAGCTTGGGGTTAATGTAGAAGCCGATTTTGAGCCTCTCTACGTCATCCCCAAAACCAAGCAAAAAGTCGTCAAAACCCTCAGAGATGCCCTCAAACAGGCCGATGAGCTGATTCTGGCAACGGATGAAGACCGGGAAGGAGAAAGTATTAGTTGGCATCTGCAAGAAGTGCTCAAACCCAAGGTGCCCATTAAGCGCATGGTGTTTCACGAAATCACCCGGGAGGCGATTCGTGATGCCCTCAACAATTGCCGCACGATTGATTACCAACTGGTCCATGCCCAAGAAACCAGGCGGATTTTAGACCGCTTGGTCGGTTATACCCTCTCGCCTCTGTTATGGAAAAAAATCGCCTCGGGACTCTCTGCCGGTCGGGTGCAGTCTGTGGCGGTGCGTCTGTTGGTGCAACGAGAACGGCAGCGTCGCGCCTTCCGTCAAGGGTCCTATTGGGATTTAAAAGCGCGGTTAGTTCAGGCCAAAACCCCGTTTGAGACCAAATTGGTTACCTTGGGCGATCGCAAAGTGGCTACCGGCAGCGACTTTGATGAATCCACCGGCCAAATTATCGCCGGTCGCAACGTCGTCCTCCTCAACGAAGAACAAGCCCGGGCCTTGGTTACCCAAATCACCGGCAAACCTTGGCAAGTTGCCAAAGTTGAGGAACGTCCCACCACCCGCAAACCCTCGCCCCCCTTTACCACCTCCACCCTCCAACAGGAGGCCAACCGCAAACTGCGGTTATCCGCCAGGGATACGATGAAAATTGCCCAAAGTCTCTACGAAAATGGGTACATCACCTACATGAGAACCGACTCGGTGCATCTGTCAGAACAGGCCCTCACCGCAGCGCGGACCTGTGTGGCAGAAATGTACGGGAAAGAGTATCTCAGCCCCAAACCCCGGCAATATGCCACCAAGAGCAAAGGGGCCCAGGAAGCTCACGAAGCCATTCGTCCGGCTGGAAGCAGCTTCCGCACTCCCCAACAAACTCCCCTCTCGGGACGGGAATTACAACTCTATGATTTGATTTGGAAACGCACGGTTGCCAGCCAAATGGCCGATGCCCGTCAAACCATCGTAGCGGTGGATTTGCAGGTGGAAAATGCCGGATTTCGGTCCAGTGGCAAGCGGATTGATTTCCCGGGATTTTTACGCGCCTATGTGGAAGGGTCGGATGATCCCGATGCCGCATTAGAGGACCAAGAGGTGATTTTACCGGCTTTAAAAGTTGGCGATCGCCCGAACTGCCAAAACATCGAAGCAGTCGGTCATGAAACCCAACCCCCGGCCCGCTATACGGAAGCCTCCCTGGTCAAAACCCTAGAAAGCGAAGGCATCGGACGCCCGAGTACCTACGCCAGCATCATCAGTACCATTATCGATCGCGGCTATTCCATCCTTAAAGGGAATGCCTTAGTGCCAACCTTTACCGCCTTTGCCGTTACCGATTTGTTGGAAAAATACTTCCCCGAATTGGTAGACCCCGGCTTTACTGCGAAAATGGAACGGACTCTGGATGAGATTTCCACCGGAGAAGCCGCTTGGTTACCCTATCTCCAGAAGTTTTATCTCGGGGAAAATGGCCTGGAAACCCAAGTCAAACAACAGGAAAGTGCGATCGACCCCAACCAAGCCCGTAGCGTCGAATTGGAGAACCTCGATGCCAAAGTTCGCATCGGGCGCTATGGACCCTATATCGAAGCCGACAATGGCGATGGCGTCGTCACCGCCTCCATTCCCAAGGACCTCACCCCCTCGGACCTAGACCCGGAACAAGTCCAACTGATTCTCAAGCAAAAAACCGAAGGACCTGACCAACTCGGTACTGACCCCAATACCGGGCTACCCATCTATATCCTGATTGGCAAATATGGCCCTTATGTCCAACTAGGAGAAGCGACCGAAGAGAATAAAAAACCGAAACGGGCTTCTTTCCCGAAAGGTGTCACCGCAGAAAACTTGACCGTAGAACAAGCGGTGGGACTGTTAGCCTTGCCGCGTACCTTGGGAGTGCATCCCGAAAATGGTGGCAAAATTCAAGCCAGTTTAGGACGATTTGGACCTTATGTGGTTTGCGATCGGGGGAAAGAAGAGGGCAAAGAATATCGGTCCTTGAAAGCCGGAGATGATGTCCTCAGCATCACCCTCCCTCGCGCTTTAGAGTTACTCGCCGAACCGAAAAAGGGACGCAGTAGCAAAACCAGCAAAGCCAAAGAACCCCTCCGGGAACTCGGCAAACATCCCGCAGATGACGAACCCGTGAACGTTTACGACGGACCCTACGGACCCTACGTCAAACATGGCAAAACCAATGCCTCGGTACCCGAAGGCACAACTGTAGAAGATGTCACCTTGGCACAAGCGGTTGAACTGCTGGCGGCAAAAGCATCTACCTCTAAGAGTAAGAGTAAGACTAGCAGCAAATCCAAAACCAGTAGTACCAAGTCAAAAACGGGGACAACCAAGAAGAAATCTACAACTTCCACCGCGAAGAAAAAGAGTTAA